A section of the Xiphias gladius isolate SHS-SW01 ecotype Sanya breed wild chromosome 10, ASM1685928v1, whole genome shotgun sequence genome encodes:
- the rab3gap2 gene encoding rab3 GTPase-activating protein non-catalytic subunit isoform X4 produces the protein MSCSLWEFCRVQELRTVRDYLFHSQKTEPLEEKNQTDNQLSWDTSDWETAWDSGNNKDEEATSALTVEEETMGQSGPWLQDCIVSLSPCSDLLVVAREQKAVFLSAKWRTDDSGREEMNLAVSWTGTLSAEEGECVSSTVCIPLASQKRSSTGRPDWTCVVVGFTSGYVRFYTENGVLLLAQLLHEDPVLRLKCRTYEIPRHPGVTEQLEELSILYPAAMVTIDGFSLFQSLRACRNQVARAAAAGSDVILPPPLAYKKWGLQDMDTIVDHSSVGIMTLCVFDQMKNASILGGFNASVKGSPPAMSQYVTVGGGPYTGFYYAIEGSSQPLLSHVALAVASKLTSALFSAASGWLGWNKNRNEEEALQKQKPKVEPATPLGIRFGLPDSRRHGESICLSPCNTLAGVTDDFGRVTLLDLARGIAIRMWKGYRDAQLGWLQVPEERGEREFSPSASLPRRHALFLVIYAPRRGILEVWGMQQGPRVGAFTVGKHCRLLYAGYRLMGVNSVTSQGWQLHTQQVCLLDPITGVLRTVNIPFHLALSDKKSERAKDMHLLKRLTTILRSREVEPDILESEAKGLLLDIKHPAIKKQALESLLSNKNAPVSCLTNITCTLYDTLKQQDPEEVDTALLQLCSSQLKLLQLYTDIQQLHSAADIEACSENQDSLEGMKDELSRVGPILQRYAQLTSRPSVSFAEDSPDSPLAVQAFLSQMECTEDGELKVIHGAETEWNQLGNFLFWGCLCGKSPLCKVCDTLQQAGISPQQLLSLLLNVWLQREKEVLQKLETVRNLRTLLIALSNMKGAVEESWDPQSVSPWWQQVRSTCIQSHNAAAALLAALVAHSAAKARITSQADSKLQSEWEAVSLELEQWVVCVHQLEDVLVLQTLLLVPPPQGAAGSAAAQCSIKTLLEGGTGGIADSVSKWVFRHNLTPKRLKEILQKREDEDADDKLEQKAGEEGNEEKEQSQEEKDRTAELLVAVCQRFPHSLSPDLLFANCCWEYVVQWNKDPEEGQCLSWAVEHLKLVSSPHIQLGISTMMWSTFIVKRFSAAAFLMEKVGKAPKDRLCRRDVGMGDKAMTSFLGCCVQLLQILMEADSAVEEVSAPELSVEEAWCGAEGPASIAELAIEQRGVHYPLVQHHCLLASLLHATMTFSLKVKPLSLFDRKGKNAFFRDLTTIQLMPSGDMDPGLVYLRQEFLLRVLTGWVQAIDDPSSSASGTGCPPLPSSGPKADWWPSLCLELGSLLQVNPDILRRHLVCELYNQGLDLRAEEVMLEVEDKEVLGSQLLVLTGQRLSYSLLHSQSQTQAAMELLARLPPTLCTWLKAMDPSELRCPLVPLYQTSRLVGRLIEILPENHAQYSLSLHLLEAVEALTTED, from the exons ATGTCCTGCAGCTTATGGGAGTTTTGTCGGGTCCAAGAGCTCAGAACGGTCCGGGACTACTTGTTCCACAGCCAGAAAACCGAGCCATTGGAGGAGAAGAATCAAACAG ATAATCAGCTGTCTTGGGACACGTCTGACTGGGAGACAGCATGGGATAGTGGCAACAACAAAGACGAGGAAGCCACTTCTGCCTTAACG GTGGAGGAAGAGACCATGGGGCAGAGTGGACCCTGGCTGCAGGACTGCATCGTGTCACTGTCGCCCTGCTCCGATCTGCTAGTGGTGGCTCGTGAACAGAAGGCGGTCTTTCTCTCAG CTAAGTGGCGTACAGATGATAGTGGCCGAGAGGAGATGAATCTGGCTGTGTCTTGGACTGgaaccctcagtgctgaagaaGG AGAGTGTGTAAGCAGCACTGTCTGTATCCCCCTGGCAAGCCAAAAGAG GAGCTCCACAGGGCGACCTGACTGGACATGTGTAGTAGTGGGTTTCACCTCTGGCTATGTCCGCTTCTACACAGAG AATGGGGTTCTGCTCCTGGCCCAGCTGCTGCATGAGGACCCTGTATTGAGACTAAAATGTCGCACATATGAGATCCCTCGTCATCCTGGAGTAACTGAGCAG CTTGAGGAGTTGAGCATCCTCTACCCTGCTGCTATGGTCACCATCGATGGCTTCAGCCTCTTTCAGTCTCTGCGTGCCTGCAGGAACCAGGTGGCGAGAg CTGCAGCCGCAGGTAGTGATGTGATCCTGCCTCCTCCCCTGGCCTATAAGAAGTGGGGTCTGCAGGACATGGACACCATTGTGGACCACAGTAGTGTTG GCATTATgacgctgtgtgtgtttgaccagATGAAGAATGCATCTATCCTGGGAGGGTTTAATGCTTCAGTCAAGGGCAGCCCCCCTGCCATGAGCCAGTATGTCACTGTGGGAGGAGGGCCTTACACAGGCTTTTACTATGCtatagag GGAAGCTCCcagcctcttctctctcacgTGGCTCTTGCTGTGGCTAGTAAACTCACCTCAGCCCTCTTCAGTGCTGCCag TGGATGGCTAGGTTGGAACAAGAACAGGAATGAAGAGGAGGCTCTTCAGAAACAGAAGCCCAAGGTAGAGCCTGCAACGCCCTTAGGAATCAG ATTTGGGCTCCCCGACTCTCGTCGCCACGGAGAGTCCATCTGTTTGTCCCCTTGCAACACGCTGGCTGGAGTGACAGATGACTTTGGTCGAGTCACACTGCTGGACCTGGCCAGGGGCATTGCCATCCGCATGTGGAAAG GATACCGAGACGCTCAGCTGGGTTGGCTGCAGGTTCCAGAGGAGCGAGGTGAAAGGGAGTTCTCCCCCTCTGCTTCCCTCCCCAGACGGCATGCTCTGTTCTTGGTTATCTATGCCCCCCGCAGGGGAATTCTGGAGGTGTGGGGGATGCAACAGGGGCCTCGAGTTGGAGCTTTCACTGTGGGTAAACACTGCAG GTTGCTATATGCTGGCTACCGTCTGATGGGGGTGAACAGTGTGACCAGTCAGGGCTGGCAGCTCCACACCCAGCAGGTATGTCTGCTGGATCCCATCACAGGAGTACTGAGGACAGTGAACATCCCCTTTCACCTGGCCCTCAG TGACAAGAAGAGTGAGCGAGCCAAAGATATGCACCTGTTAAAGAGACTGACTACTATACTAAGGAGCAGAGAGGTGGAGCCTG ATATTTTGGAGAGTGAAGCCAAAGGTCTGCTGCTTGATATTAAACACCCTGCCATCAAGAAGCAG GCTCTGGAGTCTTTGCTGTCAAATAAGAATGCTCCTGTCTCTTGTCTTACTAACATCACATGCACCTTATATGACACTCTGAAGCAACAAG ACCCCGAAGAAGTGGATACAGCATTACTTCAGCTCTGCTCCTCACAGCTGAAACTGCTACAGCTCTACACTGATATCCAGCAGCTGCACTCTGCTGCAGACATAGAGGCCTGTTCTGAAAAT CAGGACTCCCTAGAAGGCATGAAAGATGAATTGTCCCGTGTTGGCCCCATTTTGCAACGCTACGCCCAGCTCACTTCGAGACCCAGTGTTTCTTTTGCCGAGGACTCACCTGACTCACCCCTGGCTGTCCAAGCCTTTCTCTCCCAGATGGAGTGCACTGAGGATGGAGAGTTGAAGGTGATCCACGGGGCTGAAACAGAATGGAACCAGCTAG GGAACTTTCTTTTCTGGGGTTGTCTGTGTGGAAAAAGCCCACTCTGTAAAGTCTGTGACACACTACAGCAGGCTGGCATCAGTCCACAGCAGCTACTG TCTTTGCTTCTGAACGTGTGGTTGCAAAGGGAAAAGGAAGTGCTACAGAAACTGGAAACTGTTAGAAACCTACGCACACTGCTCATCGCCCTCAGTAACATGAAAG GTGCAGTTGAGGAGTCGTGGGACCCCCAGTCTGTCTCCCCCTGGTGGCAGCAAGTTCGCTCAACATGTATCCAGTCTcacaatgctgctgctgctctgctggcTGCCCTCGTTGCTCACAGTGCTGCTAAGGCTAGAATCACCAGCCAGGCTGACAGCAAG tTGCAGTCAGAGTGGGAGGCGGTGTCCCTGGAGCTCGAACAGTGGGTGgtgtgtgttcaccagctggagGATGTACTAGTGCTGCAGACGCTGCTGTTGGTGCCTCCTCCTCAGGGAGCAGCAGGGAGTGCTGCTGCACAGTGCTCTATCAAAACACTGTTGGAGGGAGGCACTG GTGGCATTGCCGACAGTGTCTCCAAGTGGGTGTTCAGGCACAACTTGACCCCTAAGCGACTGAAGGAAATTCTCCAAAAGAGAGAAGACGAAGATGCAGATGACAAACTAGAGCAGAAGGCAGGAGAagaaggaaatgaagaaaaggagcagagccaagaggaaaaagacaggacAGCAG AGCTGTTGGTGGCAGTGTGCCAGCGGTTCCCACACTCCCTCTCACCTGACCTGCTCTTCGCCAACTGCTGCTGGGAATACGTAGTGCAATGGAACAAAGACCCAGAg GAGGGTCAATGTTTGTCCTGGGCTGTGGAACATTTGAAGTTGGTCTCCAGTCCACATATCCAACTAG GTATTTCTACAATGATGTGGAGTACATTCATTGTCAAACGATTCTCAGCAGCAGCATTCCTCATGGAGAAG GTGGGGAAAGCACCCAAAGATCGTTTATGTCGACGG GATGTCGGGATGGGAGACAAAGCCATGACGTCTTTCCTGGGCTGCTGTGTCCAGTTGCTGCAGATCCTCATGGAG GCGGACTCAGCGGTGGAGGAGGTGTCTGCTCCGGAGCTGTCTGTGGAGGAGGCGTGGTGCGGAGCAGAGGGCCCTGCCTCCATAGCTGAACTGGCCATTGAGCAGAGAGGTGTCCACTACCCCCTGGTCCAACACCACTGCCTGCTAGCCTCCCTGCTACATGCTACTATGACCTTCAGTCTGAAGGTCAAACCGCTCAGCCTGTTTGATCGCAAG gGTAAGAATGCTTTCTTCAGGGATCTGACAACAATCCAGCTGATGCCCAGTGGAGATATGGACCCAGGCCTGGTCTACCTACGACAAGAG TTCCTCCTGCGGGTGCTGACTGGTTGGGTGCAGGCTATAGATGATCCTTCCAGCTCTGCCTCTGGGACCGGTTGCCCCCCTCTACCCTCTAGTGGCCCCAAGGCTGACTGGTGGCCCTCACTGTGTCTGGAGCTGGGCTCCCTGCTGCAGGTCAACCCTGACATCCTGCGACGGCACCTCGTCTGTGAGCTCTACAACCAAGGCCTGGACCTCCGGGCAGAAGAG GTGATGTTAGAAGTGGAAGATAAGGAAGTGCTTGGCTCCCAGCTGTTGGTGCTGACAGGACAGAGGCTGAGCTACTCACTTCTCCACAGCCAGAGCCAGACTCAGGCTGCTATGGAGCTGCTGGCCCGCCTTCCCCCCACCCTCTGCACATGGCTCAAGGCTATG gACCCCAGTGAGCTGCGGTGCCCACTGGTCCCCCTGTACCAGACCAGCCGGCTGGTCGGTCGTCTCATTGAAATCCTGCCAGAGAACCACGCCCAGTACAGCCTGTCCCTGCATCTTCTGGAGGCCGTGGAGGCGCTCACTACTGAGGACTGA